In Mytilus trossulus isolate FHL-02 chromosome 6, PNRI_Mtr1.1.1.hap1, whole genome shotgun sequence, a single window of DNA contains:
- the LOC134723268 gene encoding FMRFamide receptor-like: MTNLTDLLLKYITSPEEAAYVLDFLKEQNYSVENQNDLISLIKNLHYNESNTPSGELDATVDMLKLYISPLLLVLGTIGNILAFVVLVKNSHKVSTYHYLYVLAVMDILLLMTNLLQVWIKQLTGILIQNEADWLCKLFVFVGFFSSDASVWLIIAVTVERWIAVQMPLKTSMICTPRRTKLSVILVLAVIASLNSHFLWSVGIQATNGTGTSIKYECAPSPAYATLINTVWPWVDAIIYSFLPFVIISAVNFMIINTVCKARRRRETLLLSSKQKKIETRRANSKLTLMLLSLSFSFLFLTLPMNIMMIAVVFWNKENHSSEENWTFSLIRTITELLMYTNHTVNFMLYFVTGQRFRQQFVKIFIPCNTSWSTANENERTQHNTHHMKRVSSWNSDKNDKDDIAKPSFIRSNNMKHRHGQYV; the protein is encoded by the coding sequence ATGACTAATCTAACAGATTTATTGTTGAAGTATATCACATCGCCGGAGGAAGCAGCCTACGTACTGGATTTTCTAAAAGAGCAGAACTATTCggttgaaaatcaaaatgatctTATCAGTCTTATCAAAAATCTGCATTATAACGAATCGAACACACCTTCAGGTGAATTGGATGCAACTGTCGACATGTTGAAACTGTACATATCACCACTGTTACTTGTTCTAGGAACCATTGGTAATATACTTGCTTTCGTCGTCTTGGTGAAAAATTCACATAAAGTGTCAACGTACCATTATCTATACGTGCTAGCTGTAATGGATATACTCTTGTTGATGACTAACTTATTACAAGTTTGGATTAAGCAGTTGACTGGGATATTGATTCAAAACGAGGCTGATTGGTTGTGCAAATTGTTCGTGTTCGTCGGATTTTTCAGTAGTGATGCAAGCGTTTGGTTGATAATTGCCGTCACTGTTGAACGCTGGATTGCCGTCCAGATGCCTTTAAAGACGTCTATGATATGTACACCTAGACGAACAAAATTGTCGGTAATTCTTGTGCTGGCAGTTATAGCCTCGTTAAATTCACACTTCTTGTGGTCAGTTGGTATACAAGCAACCAACGGTACAGGTACATCTATAAAATATGAATGCGCACCTTCACCGGCATATGCAACGCTTATCAACACTGTGTGGCCCTGGGTTGATGCTATTATCTATTCTTTTTTACCTTTTGTGATCATAAGTGCTGTTAATTTTATGATTATCAATACAGTTTGTAAAGCAAGGCGTCGGCGAGAAACACTGTTATTATCGtcgaaacaaaagaaaatagaaactcGAAGAGCTAATAGTAAACTTACATTAATGCTGTTATCACTATCGTTTTCCTTCCTGTTTTTAACATTGCCAATGAACATAATGATGATAGCTGTAGTATTCTGGAATAAAGAAAACCACTCATCAGAAGAAAACTGGACATTTTCATTAATAAGAACTATAACAGAATTACTCATGTATACCAATCATACTGTAAATTTTATGTTGTATTTCGTAACCGGACAAAGGTTCAGACAacagtttgttaaaattttcattcCATGCAACACCTCGTGGTCTACTGCAAATGAAAACGAAAGAACTCAACACAATACACACCACATGAAACGTGTGTCTTCGTGGAACAGTGACAAGAACGATAAAGACGATATTGCCAAACCAAGTTTTATACGCTCAAACAATATGAAACATCGTCACGGACAGTATGTTTAG